Proteins encoded together in one Chitinophaga sp. LS1 window:
- a CDS encoding GlxA family transcriptional regulator, giving the protein MAKKLVVIVPMPGTYMLDVAAPCDVFAAADSILHEGLGTEGTGYEILLAAYGDEKTVVSKSGITMTCPVTLAEITRPIDTLIVAGFPMAFLQSGDRRLINWIKNNYPRLRRIGSICVGTYALAEAGILEGKNATTHWEHSRSFQEKYPTIHVDTNPFYTKDGNVYTSGGVSSGVDLSMALVEEDYGREVAIQVARKLVLYLKRPGFQSQFANLLQLHSVANSLAGKLRPWMLEHLDKELGVEELANHLNMSLRNFTRVFTRETGMTPAKFVEKLRVEIARKYLEDSDYSMEQIAARCGLGGVVSMRRVFLRHMNVTPSDYRRTFRTSFAD; this is encoded by the coding sequence ATGGCAAAAAAACTAGTAGTCATCGTACCTATGCCCGGTACCTACATGCTCGATGTCGCAGCCCCCTGCGACGTCTTTGCCGCTGCCGACAGCATCCTCCACGAAGGACTCGGCACCGAAGGCACCGGCTACGAAATCCTGCTCGCTGCCTATGGAGATGAAAAAACCGTTGTCAGCAAAAGTGGCATCACCATGACCTGCCCCGTCACCCTTGCGGAAATCACCCGACCCATCGATACCCTTATCGTAGCCGGTTTTCCCATGGCTTTCCTCCAATCAGGAGACCGCAGGCTCATTAACTGGATTAAAAACAACTACCCACGCCTCCGTCGCATTGGCTCCATCTGTGTCGGCACCTACGCCCTCGCCGAAGCTGGCATACTCGAAGGCAAAAATGCCACCACTCACTGGGAACACAGCCGATCCTTCCAGGAAAAATACCCCACCATCCATGTAGACACCAACCCATTCTATACCAAAGATGGCAATGTCTATACCTCTGGTGGTGTTTCCTCCGGCGTAGACCTCTCCATGGCCCTCGTCGAAGAAGACTATGGCCGGGAAGTCGCCATACAGGTTGCCCGCAAACTGGTATTGTACCTGAAACGCCCCGGCTTTCAGTCTCAGTTTGCCAACCTCCTCCAACTCCATAGCGTAGCTAACTCCCTCGCCGGAAAATTGCGCCCCTGGATGCTGGAGCACCTTGACAAAGAACTCGGTGTGGAAGAACTGGCAAACCACCTGAACATGAGTCTCCGCAACTTCACCCGCGTCTTTACCCGCGAAACAGGTATGACACCTGCCAAATTCGTAGAAAAGTTGCGTGTGGAAATAGCCAGAAAATACCTGGAAGACAGCGATTACAGCATGGAGCAGATCGCCGCCAGATGTGGGCTGGGAGGTGTGGTCTCGATGAGAAGAGTGTTTCTTCGACATATGAATGTCACCCCCAGCGACTACCGGCGCACTTTCCGCACCTCTTTCGCTGACTAA